CCGTCCGCAAAGTACCAGCGGCCGTCCTGCCTGAGAAACCGGCTGTTCTCGTGATGGGCCCGTGCGGCACCCCCCTGCTCCCGGAAGCGGGCGATGAATTCAACCTGACCGACGTCGTCCGTGGGTCCCCCCTTGTCGGTGGCCACGATCTGCAGCCCCAGCCACTCAGAGCTTTCGGCCCAGGCCCTGGTGCCGTCATGGTCGTAGTTCTGGCGATGGTCGGGATGGGTGCTTTCGAAGACAAAGTCCATCTCGGTGGTGGCGTAGGCCGCATAGCGGGCCCGCATCAGCGCTTCCGCCGTTTCGGCGGGGCGGAGGTTTTTGATGATCGGCAGGCAGCAATCGGTGTAGCTGCTGCCGCTGCCGCAGGGACAGCTGCTCATGACTGATTCTCCTTCTTGATGGTGATGCAGAGGCACTGCCCCTCGGCAAACAGGGTGTCGCCGCAGAACAGGCGGCCGTGCACCATGATTTTGCGCCCTTCAACCGATACCACCCGGCTCTCCAGGGTAACGACCTTCTGAATGGGCAGCATGGCCCGGAAGCTGATGTTGAGGTTCCCCACCACAATGGCGTAGCCGGCGGCCCAGGCGGCCAGCCCCAGGCCCTCGTCCATCACCGCCGCCACGGCGCCGCCGTGGGCGTGACCGGGAGGCCCCTCGGTCTCGGGACCGAACCAGATGCGGGCGTGCAGGTGCTGCTCGGCGTCGCGGAAGTACCGGACCCGGAAACGGTCGCCGTCCGGCTGTCCCGATACGAACCGGAGGGAATCCCCCACCAGGGAGGGGGCATCGAAAAGGGTCCAGTCCGGTGCGCCGCTCAGGTCAACTGCCGCACCGGCTGCATGTTCTTCGGATGATGCCGTCACTGAATCGTCTCCTTCAAAAAAAATCGTCCCCGGTGTGCCGCGGACGGTGCAGCATAGCAGACTGCGTGCTGCGAATAAAGGGGGAACGGTTCGGTGCCGACTATGCTATACTTAATGTGCTGGCAGACTCCATGAGAGGAGGTGGCGGTCATGAAAGGAATGACGATGATGACGATGCCCCACATGCCGCGGCGCATGACGATGATGCCGATGATCGCCCGGCACGAAGCCATGATCCGGCGTATGCCCAACCATAATGTTCATGTCATCACCCATCACGGCAAGATGATGCTGGGACGCAAAGGCCGGACGAAATAGTCCCTGCGTGCCCCGAACGAGAAACGGCCCGGAACTTTTTCCGGGCCGTTGTCCGTTCAGGACTCAAGGCAGTTTCACCACGGTGCGCCCCCGGGCGCCGCCGGCCAGCATGGCACGTATCGCCTCCTCCAGCCCGTCAAGGCCGACCTCGTGCACCGCAGCCCCCAGGTTGTCCAGCTTCCAGTCCGTGGCCAGCCGCTGCCAGACCTGGCGGCGCGGTGCCATGGGGCACTGCACCGAATCGATCCCCAGAAGGCTCACCCCCCGCAGGATAAAGGGAAACACAGTGACGTTCAGTTCCGCCGATGCCACCAGGCCGCAGCAGGTGACGGTACCGCCGTAGCGGGTGGACTTGAGGGTCGCACTCAGGGTGGTGCCCCCCACCACATCCACCACCCCGGCCCACCGCTCCTTCAGAAGCGGCCGCTCGGCCCCCTGCAACAACTCGTCGCGGTGGATCACCGCAGCAGCCCCCAGCCCTTTCAGCAACTCCTCCTCCGCCATTTTTCCGGTGGCGGCGGTGACCCGGTACCCGGCTTTGGCCAGCAAGGCAACGGCGATGCTGCCCACCCCGCCGCTGGCGCCGGTGACCAGGATATCCCCCTGGTCCGGAGTCACGCCGCCTGCCACCAGTTTCAGCACCGACAGGGCCGCGGTGAACCCGGCGGTGCCCAGCGCCATGCTTTCCCGCAGCGAAAGCCCATCCGGCAGCGGCACCACCCAGGCGGACGGTACCCGGATATACTGGCCAAAGCCGCCGCTGGTGTTCATCCCCAGGTCGTAGCCGGTGACCAGCACCTCCGCCCCCACCGGGAAGCTGCCGTCGCTGCAGGCGGCCACCGTGCCGGCGGCGTCGATGCCGGGGGTGTGAGGAAAGTTTTTGGTGACCCCGGGATTGCCGGTGGCGGACAGGGCATCCTTGTAGTTGAGGGAGGACCAGGCCACCCGGATCAGCACCTCTCCGGACGGCAGGTCGGCAACCGCACGCCGGCCGATCCGGCGGCTGAACTGTTTGGGAGCGGTCTCTTCAACGATCAGGGCTGTGAAGCTGGTGGATTCCATGGTTTCTTCCCCCCGTATCCGGCAAACGTCGGTATTGCCTGTGCCTACGATAGAGCTCGCCGGCTGTATCCGTCAATCAGTTTGACATTTGCGGACCCCATTGCTACAACGGGTCACTATTCGCGTCGGACCAGGGGAAGGAGGTGCAAATCCTCCGCTGTCCCGCAGCCGTAACAGGAACTGTTTCCTGAAGCCGGAATGCCTGCCCGATGCATGCTTTACCGAAGACTTGAAAACGTGATGAGGAAGGCCGGATACGAGGCGCATGGAGCGCAGCGACTGAGACATACCATGCCAGGTAGTCGAGGAAGCGAGCACCACGCAACGAAGTAGACGGCCTCCGCAGTAGTTTTTCAAGGCTTTGGTGCGGAACCTCCGTGGAAAGAGGGGCCAAAGCCGTGGTGATTTCATACATGGTTTTCGTGCCCCTGTTCCGGTTGTCGGAGCAGGGGCTTTTCATTTCAGCCCCCTGCCGCCTCACGGCGATAGCTGCGCTGATCCCATCCGTGATCCGGCAGGGGAAACAGGAGCACCCATGTCACGCATTATCCTCGTCACCGGCGGCGCCCGCAGCGGCAAAAGCGGCTTCGCGGAACACCTGGCCCTCTCCCACGGCGCTCCCCGCTGTTATCTGGCCACGGCCCAAGCCTGGGACAAGGAGATGCAAGAGCGGATCGAACGGCACCGGAAACGGCGGAACGATGGCTGGCAGACCGTGGAGGAGCCGCTGCAGCTGGCCTCTACCCTGACCCGGCTGGACGGCGGCTGCCGGGTAATCCTGGTGGACTGCGTGACCCTCTGGCTGACCAACCTGCTGCTGGCCCGTGAGCAGGAGCCCGATGCCGAGGAGCAGATCATTGCCCTGGTTCGCGACCTGACGGAACAGCTGCGCCGGATGACCACCCCGGTGATTCTGGTGACCAACGAGGTGGGATCGGGAATCGTGCCGGAGAACCGGCTGGCCCGCCTGTTCCGCGACCTGGCCGGCCGGGCCAATCAACTGCTGGCTGCTGCCGCCGATGAGGTGCAGGTCGTGATCAGCGGCTTGCCGCTCAAACTGAAGTAACGCTGCCCTGCCCCATTACCACAGCCCCACGAGGAGACTCCCATGCTTACTTCCACCCTTTCAGCCATTACTCCCCTTGATGCAGCATTTCTCGCCAGCATCCAGGCCCGCCTGGACAACAAGACCAAGCCCCTGGGCTCCCTGGGACGGCTGGAGGAGTTCGCCTGCCGCATCTGCGCCATCCACGGCAGCGACACGCCGGACCTTGCAAAAAAGGTAATCTTCACCTTTGCCGCGGACCACGGCATCACCGAGGAAGGGGTATCCCTCTATCCCCGGGAGGTGACGGCCCAGATGGTGCTGAACTTCCTGCGGGGCGGGGCCGGGGTCAACGTGCTGGCCCGCCATGCCGGGGCCGAGGTGCGGGTGGTGGATGTGGGGGTTGACCACGACTTCGGTGACTGTCCGGGGCTGATCCATGCCAAGGTGGCCCGGGGCACCCGCAACTTTGCCAGGGGACCGGCCATGACCCGTGACGAACTGGCGGCGGCCCTTGTCGTGGGCATCAGGCTGGCCGACCAGTGCAAGGCCGAAGGGATCGGCCTGGTGGGAACCGGCGAGATGGGGATCGGCAACACCAGCCCCTCCTCGGCCATCATCGCCGCCATCGGCGGCTTCACGCCGGAACAGGTGACCCACCGCGGCACCGGCATCGGCGACGAGGCACTGCGGGTCAAAATCACTGCCATCGGGAACGGGCTGGAGCTGAACCGGCCGGACCCGGCCGACCCCCTGGAGGTGCTGCAGAAGGTGGGCGGCCTGGAAATCGCGGCCATTGCCGGGCTGGTGCTGGGCTGCGCCGCCAACCGGATTCCGGTGATCGCGGACGGCTTCATCTCCACCGCCGGGGCGCTCATCGCCAGTGAACTCACCCCCCATGTGAAAGAGTACCTCTTTGCGGCCCACGAATCGGTGGAGGTGGGACATCGCTTCATGCTGGAGCGGATCGGCATCCGGCCGATCCTGAATCTGGACCTGCGCCTGGGGGAAGGGACCGGCGGAGCCCTGGCCATGCCGCTTCTGGAAGCCGGAGTAAAGATCCTGGCCGAGATGGCGACGTTTGAACAGGCCGGCGTCACCGGCCATTAAGCGGTTGTTGAAAACAGCCATCTCGCCGCCGTCCTCAAAAGCCCCTGTGTGCGGTGTAGCGCTGCTACGCCTCCGTGGGGCTTTTTGCGGGTGCGACGATCTGACTATTTCTGAACAACCTTACGTTTGTTAACAATGTGTTAATGGAGCGTCCATGAAAACCCAGCTTGAGCAGGCCCGCGAGGGGATCGTTACCCCCCAGATGCAGCAGGTGGCGGACAACGAAGGGGTCTGCGCCGAGCAGGTCCGCAGCGGCGTGGCTGCCGGCACCATCGTCATCCCCTGGAACCACAACCGCAAGCCGGCGCGGGTGGCCGGCATCGGCGCGGGGTTGCGCACCAAGGTGAACGCCTCCATCGGCACCTCCTCCGACATCATCGATTATGCCGCTGAAGTCAGAAAGGCTCTGGCTGCCCAGGAAACCGGGGCCGACACCCTGATGGAACTGTCGGTGGGCGGCGACCTGGACCGGGTGCGGCAGGAGGTGATCGCCGCCGTTGACCTGCCGGTGGGCAATGTGCCGCTCTACCAGGCGTTCTGCGAAGCGGCCCGCAAATACGGCGATCCCAACCGGCTTGACCCGGAGGAGCTGTTCGACCTGATCGAGCGCCAGTGTGCCGACGGCATGGCCTTCATGGCGGTGCACTGCGGCATCAACTTCTGCACCATTGAACGCCTGAAAAAGCAGGGCTACCGCTACGGCGGCCTGGTCAGCAAGGGGGGAGTCTCCATGGTGGCCTGGATGCTGGCCAACAACCGGGAAAACCCGCTCTATGAGCAGTTTGACCGGGTGGCGGCCATCCTGAAAAAGTATGACACGGTACTGTCGCTGGGGAACGGCCTGCGGGCCGGGGCGATCCACGATTCATCGGACCGGGCCCAGATTCAGGAGCTGCTTTTCAACTGCGAACTGGCCGAGCTGGGGCGGGAGATGGGCTGCCAGATGCTGGTGGAGGGACCGGGCCATGTGCCGCTGGATGAGATCGAGGGGAATATCAAGCTGCAGAAGCGGATGAGCGGCAACGCCCCCTACTACATGCTGGGGCCGATCCCCACCGACGTGGCTCCCGGCTTCGACCACATCACCGCCGCCATCGGCGCGGCCCAGTCCAGCCGCTTCGGGGCCGACCTGATCTGCTACATCACCCCGGCTGAGCACCTGGCCCTGCCCACGGAGCAGGACGTGCGGGACGGGGTCAAGGCAGCCCGCATCGCCGCCTATATTGGGGACATGAACAAATACCCGGAACGGATGCGGCAGCGGGACAAGGAGATGTCCAAGGCCCGCCGCGACCTGGACTGGCAGAAGCAGTTCGAGTTGGCCCTGTTCCCGGAGGATGCCCGGGCCATCCGGGCCGGCCGCACCCCGGAGGATGAGGCCACCTGCACCATGTGCGGCGACTTCTGCGCCTCCCGGGGGGCGGGCAAACTGTTTGCCGCCGACCTGCGGGGCGACAAAGCCTGATGACAGGGTACCCGGCCGCTGGTATCATACTCTGCCACGATCCCGCAGCCGAAGGAACGCCATGACCACTCCCGTTGAAACATCCCTGCATCGGACCCTGCCCCTGACCGACGACCTGAAGGCCCGCCGGCGCTACATGGTTGTCGATGAACCGGTTGCCGGCAACTTCCGCTTCGGCCTGTTGCTGGAAGATCTGGACATCATGGCGGAGCAGGC
The window above is part of the Trichlorobacter ammonificans genome. Proteins encoded here:
- a CDS encoding YchJ family protein; translated protein: MSSCPCGSGSSYTDCCLPIIKNLRPAETAEALMRARYAAYATTEMDFVFESTHPDHRQNYDHDGTRAWAESSEWLGLQIVATDKGGPTDDVGQVEFIARFREQGGAARAHHENSRFLRQDGRWYFADGVMVKNQPIIVSKVGRNDPCTCGSGLKYKKCCGK
- a CDS encoding PaaI family thioesterase → MTASSEEHAAGAAVDLSGAPDWTLFDAPSLVGDSLRFVSGQPDGDRFRVRYFRDAEQHLHARIWFGPETEGPPGHAHGGAVAAVMDEGLGLAAWAAGYAIVVGNLNISFRAMLPIQKVVTLESRVVSVEGRKIMVHGRLFCGDTLFAEGQCLCITIKKENQS
- a CDS encoding YhdH/YhfP family quinone oxidoreductase, whose product is MESTSFTALIVEETAPKQFSRRIGRRAVADLPSGEVLIRVAWSSLNYKDALSATGNPGVTKNFPHTPGIDAAGTVAACSDGSFPVGAEVLVTGYDLGMNTSGGFGQYIRVPSAWVVPLPDGLSLRESMALGTAGFTAALSVLKLVAGGVTPDQGDILVTGASGGVGSIAVALLAKAGYRVTAATGKMAEEELLKGLGAAAVIHRDELLQGAERPLLKERWAGVVDVVGGTTLSATLKSTRYGGTVTCCGLVASAELNVTVFPFILRGVSLLGIDSVQCPMAPRRQVWQRLATDWKLDNLGAAVHEVGLDGLEEAIRAMLAGGARGRTVVKLP
- the cobU gene encoding bifunctional adenosylcobinamide kinase/adenosylcobinamide-phosphate guanylyltransferase; this encodes MSRIILVTGGARSGKSGFAEHLALSHGAPRCYLATAQAWDKEMQERIERHRKRRNDGWQTVEEPLQLASTLTRLDGGCRVILVDCVTLWLTNLLLAREQEPDAEEQIIALVRDLTEQLRRMTTPVILVTNEVGSGIVPENRLARLFRDLAGRANQLLAAAADEVQVVISGLPLKLK
- the cobT gene encoding nicotinate-nucleotide--dimethylbenzimidazole phosphoribosyltransferase, which gives rise to MLTSTLSAITPLDAAFLASIQARLDNKTKPLGSLGRLEEFACRICAIHGSDTPDLAKKVIFTFAADHGITEEGVSLYPREVTAQMVLNFLRGGAGVNVLARHAGAEVRVVDVGVDHDFGDCPGLIHAKVARGTRNFARGPAMTRDELAAALVVGIRLADQCKAEGIGLVGTGEMGIGNTSPSSAIIAAIGGFTPEQVTHRGTGIGDEALRVKITAIGNGLELNRPDPADPLEVLQKVGGLEIAAIAGLVLGCAANRIPVIADGFISTAGALIASELTPHVKEYLFAAHESVEVGHRFMLERIGIRPILNLDLRLGEGTGGALAMPLLEAGVKILAEMATFEQAGVTGH
- the thiC gene encoding phosphomethylpyrimidine synthase ThiC produces the protein MKTQLEQAREGIVTPQMQQVADNEGVCAEQVRSGVAAGTIVIPWNHNRKPARVAGIGAGLRTKVNASIGTSSDIIDYAAEVRKALAAQETGADTLMELSVGGDLDRVRQEVIAAVDLPVGNVPLYQAFCEAARKYGDPNRLDPEELFDLIERQCADGMAFMAVHCGINFCTIERLKKQGYRYGGLVSKGGVSMVAWMLANNRENPLYEQFDRVAAILKKYDTVLSLGNGLRAGAIHDSSDRAQIQELLFNCELAELGREMGCQMLVEGPGHVPLDEIEGNIKLQKRMSGNAPYYMLGPIPTDVAPGFDHITAAIGAAQSSRFGADLICYITPAEHLALPTEQDVRDGVKAARIAAYIGDMNKYPERMRQRDKEMSKARRDLDWQKQFELALFPEDARAIRAGRTPEDEATCTMCGDFCASRGAGKLFAADLRGDKA